The genomic interval AACACCAAACAGTTTATAAACGGTAACATTCTTACGCAAAAATgctaaaatacataataataataagaagaattgTTGTTGTAAAGATTTTGCTTTTTAATTTGTGTGGTGTtcgaaaaaggaaaaaaaacaccgTACAACAAAATATACTATACAATTATTGGCGTCGCTGTGGAGAgtggcgactagtatgtaatgcatttttttcgcttatgggaggagaattaattttacggatcaatgtatatattttgtttgaagaaTATATTACAtaatggtgattttttgtgtaaattagtgtaaataagtactgcatttgtgcctataacatttattacaacatttattgccaataatgcaaagctaattgttttaattaataactgatccacaactgatcacaggggaaagattacagggactgggcaaatacgcgaaactttctggttttgtattaaaacaaaacataatcaaaatatatttattttgtggtttttctaatttgcttatttagtggaaaaTCAAtatagtacgatatttgacgacctatcgcgcaagcaagtttattggaaggcgtagtggtacgaaaacgtacaatgtattagtttattaatagacatataataacgatcgctatacacaacttcaccaaatagcagtacataaatgatgtcagccggaatagctcagtttgGAAAGCGtgagactgaagttgtttacgcaacaatcatctaaaagCCCCCAGTTCAATCTCGGGTTCCgtcacgaacggaacagttcggcggttgacattttttcagtcaggtcaataaatattatttattatttatttattatttattttatgtagacattttaaaatctattttactacaattagacatttttattaaaattaatggatgccgcgtagTGACaactttaattaaaatttcttacaccacttaaatatcttataaaaaatacacgtgtttttatattaacaaataaatgcaaacaacacatctattatccatgtatttgtatggatgtctatcataggccctaagtactatccctatcacatatagagcgcgaagcgcgacacgtattattgattgtaacaatgagttacgataaaggaagcagccgcttatcaaggaggagctgtgtcccagcaacccgtttccatAGAGTCAAgtactcctcggagttttttttaagaaccacatatagagcgcgaagcgcgccacgtattactatccatgtggtatggaccctttagcattatccgaacATTACGTCCATCGTTATCTTCCTtggaatttgagaaattttgaaatcgttgttcgaagtccaaaattttcatccgattgctcccaaacttgcacaggttttttttatcaatgaggacccaacccaaactctatatgagcaatatcgaaCCAAGAGTCCAGAataatgtctctttgaatttaaaaataaaagtgaaaaactgcttggttaggtgattatgtcaacattgttcatcagattctttcaaaacttacagtgtcttcatatcaatgagcatttttacctcatttaaaatgagaaacatcgggacaataagtccagaatttgtttttatttaatttgataaaataaacactttccacttgtttaaaagatttcacaaaattcgtctgaatctttccaaacttgttaagtgtttttatatcagtattactcgaaccctattgaaaatgatgaatatcggagcaataaatctattatgatcttttactgaatttcaaagtattgtgaaatgcagcttctttatgcaaactttcagttttcattcattttttgtgAAACTTTTACAGTGCTTTCAtatcaacccctatcgtaaatgagcaacgtaagaataagttcagaatcatgttcccttgaagttgagaaaaatatgaaattacgcttacaagatgacgcagatttttttaaacctacacagttctgttccattaataaaaactgcacacggatgccagtaaaacaagagcaccgccttgcgggtgcagaccgctcatctattttctttttaaaggtgaagggactttcattttcaatcacattaaggagggaggggtggagtgaagaggggtgtatagtgtgggggtgtggacatttattacattaccttccaaaaatgcggaaaaaaaaatcggggggggggttGGTGGGGGgatgggggattcttgggtgcgatggttggacggtatttcaaacataaaataataaaaataaatatgtgtgttttttaaccgtttcaaaaaaataaaaaaatgggggggggggggtggggtgggggggggggtatagtgtgagggtgtggtggtcatttgtgagatgatcttaaaataaaaaaataggggggggattgggggggagggggggattattgggtgtgatggttggacggtatttcaaacataaaataataaaaataaatatttgtgttttttaaccgtttcaaaaaaaatgggggggggggtggggtctTCGGAGGGGGgtgggggcacgggggatggtttgggtggagtctattgtggtatgtcaggtaagagtagttttgtcgaagtatcaatcaaatctaatcataaataaagaagttatggcaattttagcaaaatttaataatttgaccttgagagtcaaggtcattcaaaggtcaaggtaaaattcaacttgccaggtacagtaacctcatgatagcatgaaagtatttgaagtttgaaagcaatagccttgatacttaagaagtaaagtggatcaaaacacaaaatttaaccatatattcaaagttactaagtcaaaaaagggccataattctgtaaaaatgacaaccagagttatgcaacttgttcttttactgtacccttatgatagtttgcgagtgttccaagtatgaaagcaatatctatgatacttatggggtaaagtggaccaaaacacaaaacttaaccaaattttcaattttctaagtataaagggcccataattccgtccaaatgccagtcagagttacataactttgtctgcacagtccccttatgatagttaataagtgatgcaagtttgaaagcaacagctttgatactgtaggaataaagtggacctaaacacaaaacttaaccaaattttcaattttctaagtataaaaagggcacataattctgtcaaaatgccagtcagagttacattactttgcctgcacagtccccttatgatagttagtaagtgttgcaagtatgaaagcaatagctttgatacttaaggaataaaatggacctgaacacaaaacttaaccaaaattttcaattttctaagtataaaaagggcacataattctgtcaaaatgcacgccagagttatctaactttgcctgcccagtcccctcatgatagttgtaccaaatttgaatgcaatagcattgatactttctgaaaaaagtggacctaaacgcaaaacttaaccaaaattttcaattttctaagtataaaaagggcacataattcagtcaaaatgcacgccagagttatctaactttgcctgcccagtcccctcatgatagtaagtaagtgtaccaagtttgaatgcaatagcattgatactttctgagaaaagtggacctaaacgcaaaacttaaccggacgccgacgccaaggtgatgacaatagctaatatttttttttcaaaaaatagatgagctaaaaaggaaaccaatgtaagtaaaatgaactatgaaatatttgggggttacaacccacaatcatagataatggttatttgggggttataacacaacatcataaataatggttatttgggggttataacacaaaattatagatagtGGTTacaccagtatctttttctattttgtttaaaataatcggccaatatattaataaagacagtagaaaaaaatcgttctatgtaacttcattgagtgccttttacactgaaattcccgacgccatttgatgctttgcatcaatacttatcttgagTATGACAATTTAATGTTACAAGAATGTTGATGTACATGTAAAACGAATTAGATCACGGTCTACACAAATTGTAGACATatttgttagtttaaaaaaaaaatcaaaatcactaATTTGTCATATTTAGAATTACCTGGCTCGAGGACTGAAGAGTATGAGACAGCCAGTGACCCTATTTCCGAAGCGTCTTGAGTCATTTCCCAAACATGTACAATAAAGGAATACTTTTCATTTctaaattaaataattacattacaATTGTTTACTCTAGTCATTACTTGAAGATTATTTGTATAATAGTTAATTTTAAGTGTACAAAATTGCATTTGAACTATGTTCTGTACGGAATTATGGAATTATCGAAACGAGAGTAGATGTACTTCATAATTACAtgttaaatttaacttaagatgcctTGTTAATATCGTCTTTGGAAATTAATGCAAGGCAAACGTGTCACATTTGTTCCAACATTACCACCACTATACAAACAGCTGTAACTCTATAGTTCAAACGGTGTTTAAAGGTCTGTAAACTGATTAATTCACGGCGTAAGAATTCTTCACAACAAAATAGCCCTCCAAACCAGCCGAAAAAGCCCAAGAGGTACTCATGTACTCGAACAGTTGATTGCATCGGATCATCTTGTCCTAACATCTATGAAACTATTAACTGGATTATATGCCAGAGGGTCCCACGTAGGGCAGTCGCGTAGACGCTGAGGAGATGCAGGAGGGTCCCACGTAGGGCAGTCGCGTAGACGCTGAGGAGATGCAGGAGGGTCCCACGTAGGGCAGTCGCGTAGACGCTGAGGAGATGCAGGAGGGTCCCACGTAGGGCAGTCGCGTAGACGCTGAGGAGACCTTACATAAACTCTGACTTATATCATCGCAGGGATGCCCTTGGCTAGATCGAAGTTATGTTCGCAGTTTCGTCGTGTCCTGTCGTGAAGTTGTGAATATATGATTTTCAAATACTGTTTCATAATCCAAACAAGAAGAACAACCAGCCGTGTACATTCTTCATAAAGTTGTTCAACTTCTGCAAATAGACATTTAATGACGTGCGGGTAATGTGGATTACAGACGTAAATAATGCTATTTTCCCCAAGTTACTAAGATACTTTTATAACACGACAAATACGAGTAATTATTTTAAGGGTAAATTTGGCTAAAACTTCCATGTTCAAAAGATATAACATAAGcttgattttgaaaacaaaagacctaattttgaaaacaaaaggcctaattttgaccaaaaaaatgATTTAGTTACTTATTAAGTTGtgtcaattataaaaacaattttaattaaattaagattAATTATTAACTTATCCATTTGTTGCAAAACACTCTCTAAATGGTATTTTACGAAGaagaatacacatttttttatcataataccATTTATATATAAAAGTTACAAGCTTCTTTTGTCATACAATTCCACATCCTAAGGGCCGACAACATTTCCCACAACTTGCCTTACAAATCTACTGGTTGCCCAGAAACGTTACACAAGAACTTCATTGTCAAACGTCATTTTGGTGGTTAACGTTTAAAATTATACAACTAAGAAATCAAGGATGTGCTtgcatattaaaaataacaaattttgcGTTTGGACGATGTCCGTGTTAAGACGATTGCTTTAATGTGTTTGCattaaaaatggttaaagttctttgttaaatgtaaattgtGTTTATCGTTCCAAGATCAAACGTATAAAAAGAACATTGTAATGATGTTAAATTGCAAATACATTATAACCACAGAAGAACACGTTACCTCTACTTTCTCGCACATATCGTCGCGTACCCAGCCGTCAATATCCTCGTATACCTGCCCCAGTCTCGTGCCGTCATGAAGCGCCGTGCATACCTTACACGCATTGCACGTGGTCACTCGATTGACGTAATGTTGTCTATAGTCGAAGTAACTATTATAAAGGGCTTCGTCATAAGCAACTTTCTTTATGTATTTACCGGCCTTTTCTATACTTTCAAAGTCATACAGGTTTATGTAAGAATTTGGTATAACAAGAGATCTATTCATGCTCTTCCAGTTCACTATCGGGACTTGGTCGCGATCTAGTGATCCCCAGTATTTCTCTGTCACATAGTCTCTGCAGTTGTCGTTTTCAAATGCAAGGTAAAATTTGTATTCTTTCATAATCTTTAAACACTCGATATCGCTCGGATCTTTTGAAGATCCACATGGATTGTTATAACACGAGCCATATTTATCAACACTTAAATGTTTTTCTAATGCATCAATGAGTTTATACCTTCTCCCAGGATCAAAACAATTTCCAACACGGATAGTCGCCTCCTTTGATTTTTCGCGGTAAAGATTTCTTTTAGGAACAATTTGTGTGAGCTGTTTTTCTTGGGGATCCAACTTATATGGCACACCGTAAGGAGCAAAGATATCCGCATCTGTGCGATACCACTTTGTCCAATTAAATTTGCCGTTAAGAATTCGAATATTTCCAAACAAATGAGGCGGTGGCTCCAGGTTTTGAAGAATCCAAACCTGGTCGGGGCTTCGATAGGCCGGAAACGTTATTGTCTCTGTAGTGCCTATTCGCCACTTCCTTGTCCAGATATCAGTCAAATGGAACTCGACCGCATCTACTGCTCGAATCAGAGATTTATCCTCTGTAACTTCACATTTCGCCGGGCACTGCTGCAGACACTTTCTATATGAATCAATAACAGACGATCCAAAAAATGGAGTCCACAACAATATTTTCTTAACACGTTTAGTTTGGAAGTTAGCATTCGGAAATACggttttataattgttatttccTAGTCCGTGTCCACCGTTGAGAATGATCAAAAGCAATACAGCCGTTACGATAACAACAAAATAGACTAAATATCGTTTTTGGTTTCTTAAGAGTCGCGAAAGCCTTACCATTGTCGTCATGAACGTACTAGATTTTAACCTCCCTTTCCACACTTCCGATTTTAGTATTTGCGcatatttacacacacacacacacacataagtGTTCGGAGTTTGATAAGATGTCACGTTTGGTCAACACTTAAACGACGTGTATACCATAGACTTGCTTA from Dreissena polymorpha isolate Duluth1 chromosome 1, UMN_Dpol_1.0, whole genome shotgun sequence carries:
- the LOC127853675 gene encoding alpha-(1,3)-fucosyltransferase fut-5-like; the protein is MTTMVRLSRLLRNQKRYLVYFVVIVTAVLLLIILNGGHGLGNNNYKTVFPNANFQTKRVKKILLWTPFFGSSVIDSYRKCLQQCPAKCEVTEDKSLIRAVDAVEFHLTDIWTRKWRIGTTETITFPAYRSPDQVWILQNLEPPPHLFGNIRILNGKFNWTKWYRTDADIFAPYGVPYKLDPQEKQLTQIVPKRNLYREKSKEATIRVGNCFDPGRRYKLIDALEKHLSVDKYGSCYNNPCGSSKDPSDIECLKIMKEYKFYLAFENDNCRDYVTEKYWGSLDRDQVPIVNWKSMNRSLVIPNSYINLYDFESIEKAGKYIKKVAYDEALYNSYFDYRQHYVNRVTTCNACKVCTALHDGTRLGQVYEDIDGWVRDDMCEKVEKLNNFMKNVHGWLFFLFGL